One region of Brassica napus cultivar Da-Ae chromosome A10, Da-Ae, whole genome shotgun sequence genomic DNA includes:
- the LOC106419386 gene encoding ribulose-5-phosphate-3-epimerase, chloroplastic isoform X2, with protein sequence MSSLAASLVTGVGLRPERPILYQPTSFPSSRNTHGVVKASARVDKFSKSDIIVSPSILSANFSKLGEQVKAVELAGCDWIHVDVMDGRFVPNITIGPLVVDALRPVTDLPLDVHLMIVEPEQRVPDFIKAGADIVSVHCEQSSTIHLHRTVNQIKSLGAKAGVVLNPGTPLSAIECVLDSVDLVLIMSVNPGFGGQSFIESQVKKIADLRRMCVELGVNPWIEVDGGVTPKNAYKVIEAGANALVAGSAVFGAKDYAEAIKGIKTSKRPETVAV encoded by the exons ATGTCGAGCTTAGCTGCTTCGTTGGTCACTGGGGTTGGCCTGAGACCGGAAAGGCCGATTCTTTATCAGCCCACTTCGTTTCCTTCCTCGAG GAACACTCATGGTGTTGTTAAGGCCTCAGCTCGGGTCGATAAGTTCTCCAAAAGCGATATCATTGTCTCTCCATCAATCCTATCTGCAAACTTCTCCAAATTGGGCGAGCAG GTGAAAGCTGTTGAGTTAGCAGGTTGTGATTGGATTCACGTTGATGTGATGGACGGTCGTTTTGTTCCCAACATTACTATTGGACCGCTTGTGGTTGACGCTCTGCGCCCTGTGACAGATCTTCCACTGGATGTTCATCTT ATGATAGTGGAGCCTGAGCAGAGAGTGCCGGATTTCATCAAAGCAGGTGCGGATATAGTTAGTGTGCATTGTGAGCAGTCATCTACCATCCATTTGCACCGTACAGTCAATCAA ATTAAAAGCTTGGGAGCTAAAGCTGGAGTTGTGCTTAATCCTGGCACTCCGTTGAGTGCAATTGAATGTGTATTAGACT CGGTTGATCTGGTCTTGATAATGTCTGTGAACCCTGGGTTTGGTGGGCAGAGCTTTATCGAAAGCCAAGTGAAGAAAATAGCAGACTTGAGAAGAATGTGTGTGGAGCTG GGAGTAAACCCATGGATTGAAGTCGACGGTGGAGTCACTCCCAAAAATGCTTACAAGGTTATTGAGGCTGGAGCAAATGCTTTAGTGGCTGGATCAGCTGTCTTTGGAGCCAAAGACTACGCCGAAG CTATAAAAGGAATCAAAACTAGCAAGAGACCAGAGACAGTGGCTGTGTGA
- the LOC106419386 gene encoding ribulose-5-phosphate-3-epimerase, chloroplastic isoform X1, whose product MSSLAASLVTGVGLRPERPILYQPTSFPSSRRNTHGVVKASARVDKFSKSDIIVSPSILSANFSKLGEQVKAVELAGCDWIHVDVMDGRFVPNITIGPLVVDALRPVTDLPLDVHLMIVEPEQRVPDFIKAGADIVSVHCEQSSTIHLHRTVNQIKSLGAKAGVVLNPGTPLSAIECVLDSVDLVLIMSVNPGFGGQSFIESQVKKIADLRRMCVELGVNPWIEVDGGVTPKNAYKVIEAGANALVAGSAVFGAKDYAEAIKGIKTSKRPETVAV is encoded by the exons ATGTCGAGCTTAGCTGCTTCGTTGGTCACTGGGGTTGGCCTGAGACCGGAAAGGCCGATTCTTTATCAGCCCACTTCGTTTCCTTCCTCGAG AAGGAACACTCATGGTGTTGTTAAGGCCTCAGCTCGGGTCGATAAGTTCTCCAAAAGCGATATCATTGTCTCTCCATCAATCCTATCTGCAAACTTCTCCAAATTGGGCGAGCAG GTGAAAGCTGTTGAGTTAGCAGGTTGTGATTGGATTCACGTTGATGTGATGGACGGTCGTTTTGTTCCCAACATTACTATTGGACCGCTTGTGGTTGACGCTCTGCGCCCTGTGACAGATCTTCCACTGGATGTTCATCTT ATGATAGTGGAGCCTGAGCAGAGAGTGCCGGATTTCATCAAAGCAGGTGCGGATATAGTTAGTGTGCATTGTGAGCAGTCATCTACCATCCATTTGCACCGTACAGTCAATCAA ATTAAAAGCTTGGGAGCTAAAGCTGGAGTTGTGCTTAATCCTGGCACTCCGTTGAGTGCAATTGAATGTGTATTAGACT CGGTTGATCTGGTCTTGATAATGTCTGTGAACCCTGGGTTTGGTGGGCAGAGCTTTATCGAAAGCCAAGTGAAGAAAATAGCAGACTTGAGAAGAATGTGTGTGGAGCTG GGAGTAAACCCATGGATTGAAGTCGACGGTGGAGTCACTCCCAAAAATGCTTACAAGGTTATTGAGGCTGGAGCAAATGCTTTAGTGGCTGGATCAGCTGTCTTTGGAGCCAAAGACTACGCCGAAG CTATAAAAGGAATCAAAACTAGCAAGAGACCAGAGACAGTGGCTGTGTGA
- the LOC106419385 gene encoding protein NEN1-like translates to MDRSEIAFFDVETTVPKRGERFAILEFGSILVCPKKLTELQSYTTLVQPADLSLISTLSVRCNGISRNDVVLAPLFSDIADTVYDILHGRIWAGHNILRFDCARIREAFAEIGRQPPEPKGAIDSLALLTQRFGRRAGDMKMATLASYFGLGKQTHRSLDDVRMNLEVLKYCATVLFLESSLPDELLDESVSPSETTSLRRHLRASSSGVDNTVITPFSLPSIGENSVAQPDPFNMSFLRNEMASDNNLQLDTLMEEEEEENQPSDTVVVSANTSDHEGFLSPDAISLSNIRAVLVPFYHGSQLMRLKLLHGDSSPLQLYCSCLKIRFGISGKFLDNSGRRRLNFVVDLNSRLCSILEACDSSAQKVSVDSGSSSDWNTVVSPVKGFVNCPNARIHIPTEISGDAARYAIEVHQRESGGDTQKLIFSNPSAEELESLLKQGSVVDAFLSLEPYDYQQKAGVRLVAKKLVMHS, encoded by the exons ATGGATAGATCCGAGATAGCCTTCTTCGACGTTGAGACAACAGTTCCAAAGCGAGGCGAGCGTTTCGCGATTCTAGAGTTCGGGTCAATCCTGGTATGTCCAAAGAAGCTCACAGAGCTCCAGAGTTACACGACACTGGTCCAACCCGCGGACTTGAGTCTCATATCCACTTTATCCGTTAGATGTAACGGTATTAGCCgcaacgacgtcgttttggcGCCTCTGTTCTCTGACATTGCTGATACGGTCTACGACATTCTCCACG GGAGGATATGGGCAGGGCACAACATACTGAGGTTTGATTGTGCTAGGATCAGAGAAGCTTTTGCTGAGATTGGTCGTCAGCCTCCTGAGCCTAAAGGCGCCATCGACTCGTTGGCTTTGCTTACTCAGAGGTTTGGTAGAAGAGCTGGTGATATGAAG ATGGCAACTTTGGCTAGTTATTTCGGACTTGGCAAGCAAACTCATAG GAGCCTTGATGATGTTAGAATGAATCTTGAGGTTCTCAAATATTGTGCCACTGTCTTGTTCTTG GAGTCTAGTCTCCCAGATGAACTTTTAGATGAGTCAGTATCTCCTTCAGAAACTACTAGCTTAAGGAGACATCTCAGAGCATCTTCTTCTGGCGTGGACAATACTGTGATAACCCCTTTTAGCCTACCTTCCATTGGTGAGAACAGTGTAGCTCAGCCAGACCCGTTTAACATGAGCTTCTTGAGGAATGAAATGGCTTCAGACAACAATCTTCAGTTAGACACTctcatggaagaagaagaagaagagaatcagCCATCTGATACTGTTGTTGTCTCCGCAAATACAAGTGACCATGAAGGATTCTTGTCCCCTGATGCGATATCTCTTTCAAACATCAGAGCGGTTCTTGTCCCGTTTTATCACGGAAGCCAACTAATGAGACTAAAGCTCCTCCACGGCGACTCCTCCCCTCTGCAGCTCTACTGTTCTTGTCTGAAAATAAGGTTTGGAATCAGCGGGAAGTTTCTAGACAATTCTGGGAGGAGGAGATTAAACTTTGTTGTTGATCTGAACTCAAGGCTGTGCAGTATACTCGAAGCTTGTGACAGCAGTGCGCAGAAAGTGTCTGTTGATTCAGGTTCCTCTTCTGACTGGAACACGGTGGTGAGTCCAGTGAAGGGGTTTGTAAACTGTCCTAACGCAAGGATACA TATACCGACGGAGATAAGTGGAGATGCAGCTCGGTATGCAATAGAGGTGCACCAGAGAGAGTCCGGTGGAGATACTCAGAAGCTAATCTTCAGCAACCCGAGCGCAGAGGAGCTTGAATCATTGCTGAAGCAGGGAAGTGTTGTGGATGCGTTCCTGTCTCTGGAACCGTATGATTATCAGCAGAAAGCTGGAGTCCGTCTCGTTGCAAAAAAGTTGGTTATGCACTCGTAA
- the LOC106419049 gene encoding transcription factor TGA2, protein MADMSPLTDVSTDGDRDLGSEGALVNTAASDSSERSKNKLDQKTVRRLAQNREAARKSRLRKKAYVQQLENSRLKLTQLEQELQRARQQGVFISSSGDQAHSTGGNGALAFDAEYSRWLEEKNKRMNELRSALNAHAGDGELLIIVDGVMAHYEELFRIKSNAAKNDVFHLLYGMWKTPAERCFLWLGGFRSSEILKLLVNQLEPMTERQVMGINSLQETSQQAEDALSQGMESLQQSLADTLSSGTLGSSSSGNVASYMGQMAMAMGKLGTLEGFIRQADNLRLQTLQQMIRVLTTRQSARALLAIHDYSSRLRALSSLWLARPRE, encoded by the exons ATGGCTGATATGAGTCCACTAACCGATGTCTCAACAGATGGAGACAGAGATCTTGGG TCTGAGGGAGCACTAGTGAACACTGCTGCTTCTGATTCTAGTGAACGATCCAAGAACAAGTTGGATCAAAAG ACCGTTCGTAGGCTTGCTCAAAACCGCGAGGCAGCTAGGAAAAGCAGACTGAGGAAGAAG GCTTATGTTCAGCAGCTGGAGAACAGCCGCTTGAAGCTTACACAGCTTGAGCAGGAGCTTCAAAGAGCAAGACAACAG gGTGTCTTCATTTCAAGCTCAGGAGACCAAGCCCATTCAACTGGTGGAAATG GCGCTTTGGCGTTTGATGCTGAATACTCAAGGTGGCTAGAAGAAAAGAACAAGAGAATGAACGAGCTGAGGTCTGCTCTAAACGCGCATGCAGGCGATGGTGAGCTTCTAATAATAGTAGACGGTGTGATGGCTCACTACGAGGAACTTTTCAGGATAAAGAGCAACGCAGCTAAGAACGATGTCTTTCACTTACTTTACGGTATGTGGAAAACACCGGCTGAGAGATGTTTCTTGTGGCTTGGTGGCTTCCGCTCATCCGAAATTCTCAAG CTTCTGGTGAATCAGTTGGAGCCAATGACAGAGAGACAAGTGATGGGGATAAACAGCTTGCAAGAGACGTCACAGCAGGCAGAAGATGCTTTGTCACAAGGGATGGAGAGCTTACAACAGTCGTTAGCTGATACTTTATCTAGCGGGACACTTGGTTCAAGCTCATCAGGGAATGTCGCTAGCTACATGGGTCAGATGGCCATGGCGATGGGGAAGTTAGGTACCCTTGAAGGATTTATCCGCCAG GCTGATAATTTGAGACTGCAAACATTGCAACAGATGATAAGAGTATTAACAACGAGACAGTCAGCGCGTGCTTTACTTGCGATTCATGATTACTCCTCGAGGCTACGAGCTCTCAGCTCTTTATGGCTTGCTCGGCCTAGAGAGTGA
- the LOC106419007 gene encoding probably inactive leucine-rich repeat receptor-like protein kinase At5g06940, which yields MATTRFNHQFSISLALSCFFLTTFSFTEDVELTSLLRFKSSIDDPKNSLSAWSNTSSSHHCNWTGITCTRAPSLYVSSINLQSLNLSGEISDSVCNLPYLTHLDLSQNYFNQPIPLHLSACLTLDTLNLSTNLIWGTIPDQISEFTALKVLDLSSNHVEGKLPEGLGSLLNLQVLNLGSNLLTGLVPNVIGKLSELLVLDLSENSYLVSEIPSSIGKLDKLEHLLLHRSGFQGRIPTSFAGLTSLKVLDLCLNNLTGSLGTSSLKSLVSLDVSQNKLTGSFPGGLCSGKSLVSLSLHSNAFEGSLPSSIGECISLERFQVQENGFSGEFPVKLWSSPRIKIIRAGDNRFTGQVPESISMASSLEQVEIDNNLLSGEIPHGLGLIKNLYKFSASENKFDGELPTNFCDSPSLSIVNISHNTLSGKIPEIKNCKKLVSLSLAGNGFTGEIPKSLAELHVLTYLDLSANKLTGLIPRELQSLKLALFNVSYNKLSGEVPPSLVSGLPASFLQGNPGLCGPGLPRSSCSSGRSSFRIALLLLLICLALALAASLFISYRYYKKKAQCKSPWRSEFYYPLRLTEQELMKAVNESSPSDLYVLSLSTGESIAVRKLVNSRNLTSKALKAEVRTIAKIRHKNVIRVLGFCFTDELIFLIYEHTQNGSLYDTLSNPGGGGDQLQWGVRLKIALGVAQALAYISKDYVPHLLHRNLKSRNILLDKDFEPKISDFALDHIVGEAAFQTYYSCYTAPENNYSKKATEEMDVYSFGVVLLELVTGQRAEEGESLDIVKQVRRKINLTNGAAQVLDQKIMSSSCQSDMLKTLDIALDCIAVAAEKRPSLLQVIKALEGIIGSVSA from the exons atGGCCACCACCAGATTCAACCACCAGTTCTCAATCTCATTGGCTCTCTCCTGCTTCTTCCTCACAACCTTCTCTTTCACGGAAGACGTCGAACTCACTTCCCTCCTCAGATTCAAATCCTCCATCGACGATCCAAAGAACTCTCTCTCAGCCTGGTCCAACACCTCTTCTTCACACCACTGTAACTGGACCGGCATCACTTGCACCAGAGCTCCTTCTCTCTACGTCTCTTCCATCAACCTCCAAAGCCTAAACCTCTCCGGCGAAATCTCCGACTCTGTCTGCAACCTCCCTTACCTCACTCACCTCGACCTCTCTCAAAACTACTTCAACCAGCCCATCCCGCTTCACCTCTCCGCGTGTCTCACCTTAGATACTCTCAACCTCAGCACCAATCTCATCTGGGGAACGATCCCTGATCAGATATCTGAGTTCACCGCGTTGAAAGTTCTTGACTTGAGCAGTAACCACGTGGAGGGTAAGCTTCCAGAAGGGTTAGGGTCGCTACTCAATCTCCAAGTTCTTAACTTGGGGAGTAATCTGTTAACCGGTCTCGTCCCTAATGTAATAGGGAAGCTAAGCGAGCTTCTTGTTCTTGATTTGTCTGAGAACAGTTATTTAGTCAGCGAGATCCCTTCTTCTATTGGGAAGCTAGACAAGCTTGAGCACCTTCTCCTCCACAGGTCAGGCTTCCAGGGAAGGATCCCAACTTCGTTTGCCGGTTTGACGAGCTTAAAAGTATTGGACTTGTGTCTCAACAACCTCACCGGTTCTTTAGgcacttcttctcttaagagcttggtctctcttgatgtatctcagaACAAGCTAACCGGCTCTTTCCCTGGCGGCTTGTGCAGCGGGAAGAGCCTTGTTAGCCTCTCTCTCCATTCTAATGCGTTTGAAGGTTCGTTGCCTAGCTCTATTGGTGAGTGTATTAGTCTCGAGAGGTTTCAAGTGCAGGAGAACGGATTCTCTGGTGAGTTCCCGGTTAAGTTGTGGTCATCACCGAGGATTAAGATTATTAGAGCGGGTGATAATAGATTCACAGGTCAAGTTCCTGAGTCTATCTCTATGGCTTCTTCACTAGAGCAAGTTGAGATAGATAACAACTTGTTATCTGGTGAGATCCCACACGGTCTTGGCCTTATCAAGAACTTGTATAAGTTCTCCGCTTCTGAAAACAAGTTTGATGGAgagttaccaacaaacttcTGCGACTCGCCTTCCCTCAGCATTGTTAACATCTCTCACAACACTCTCTCAGGGAAGATCCCTGAGATCAAGAACTGCAAGAAGCTTGTCTCTTTGTCTCTTGCAGGGAATGGTTTTACCGGAGAGATACCAAAATCACTCGCTGAGTTACACGTTCTGACATACCTTGATCTGTCTGCTAATAAGCTTACTGGTTTGATCCCTCGAGAGCTGCAGAGCCTGAAGCTCGCTCTCTTCAACGTGTCCTACAATAAGTTATCAGGCGAGGTGCCTCCCTCTCTTGTCTCCGGCTTGCCCGCTTCCTTCCTGCAAGGCAATCCGGGGCTTTGCGGCCCCGGTTTGCCTCGCTCCTCTTGCTCCTCGGGCCGGTCTAGCTTCCGTATAGCTTTGTTGTTGCTTCTGATATGTTTAGCACTTGCTCTCGCAGCTTCCCTCTTCATCTCGTATCGATACTATAAAAAGAAAGCTCAGTGTAAGAGTCCTTGGAGGTCGGAGTTTTATTACCCTCTGAGGTTAACCGAGCAGGAGCTGATGAAAGCGGTGAATGAAAGCTCCCCTTCCGACCTATACGTCCTCAGTTTATCTACTGGGGAGTCAATAGCTGTGAGGAAGCTAGTGAACTCCAGGAATCTAACATCAAAAGCCCTCAAAGCTGAAGTGAGAACCATAGCCAAGATACGGCACAAGAACGTTATTCGAGTTCTTGGCTTTTGTTTCACAGACGAGCTGATCTTCTTGATATACGAGCACACGCAAAACGGTAGCTTGTACGATACGCTATCAAACCCTGGCGGTGGTGGTGATCAGCTGCAGTGGGGGGTTAGATTGAAGATAGCGTTAGGTGTTGCTCAAGCGTTGGCTTACATTAGCAAAGACTATGTTCCACACTTACTCCACAGGAATCTTAAGTCGAGAAACATTCTCTTGGATAAAGATTTTGAACCCAAGATTAGTGATTTTGCTCTTGACCATATCGTTGGAGAAGCTGCGTTTCAGACCTACTACTCCTGCTATACTGCACCAG AAAACAATTACAGCAAGAAAGCAACAGAAGAAATGGATGTTTACAGTTTTGGAGTTGTGCTATTAGAACTTGTAACGGGGCAAAGAGCAGAAGAAGGAGAGTCCCTTGACATAGTGAAGCAGGTGAGGAGGAAGATAAACCTGACGAATGGAGCTGCTCAAGTTCTTGATCAAAAGATAATGTCCAGCTCTTGCCAATCAGACATGCTGAAGACCTTAGACATTGCTCTCGATTGCATCGCCGTTGCAGCAGAGAAACGGCCTTCACTGCTTCAAGTTATCAAAGCGCTTGAGGGTATAATAGGCTCAGTTTCCGCATAA
- the LOC106419008 gene encoding uncharacterized protein LOC106419008: MKRSERPRTSTTSQPRNSSTLAKKDQKQRPGTSKGKPLNAAQLVSRVLDATASDPSTLTLNDSTTGSESSEVYENVNLHYMDDANEKPRNDETLMDYNDESGTETNNDGSVSSSQGGDVFSLEDKKKSERPSRVPKSRSSQDIIPLASKGRANAGSVRSRSNTFHGITRKTVRSSKSQAKDLSDLSSYRSSSENKKTFSPERVDDTPFEDAKEDDKFEDALNNNTESDNDNEAPVDKEDKRNEVLTQKIGTFESRIEQLEEELREVATLEMSLYSVFPEHGSSEHELHRPARDLSRLYALARKNQSEYKLISVAKNIASGLYLVLKSCGSDVPRLTFWLSNTVMLREIISYEFGSTNINGSNRLEEDWTDVRTLIGALRRVESCLFTKTVGSIWSQVMMVHMRPQGVGSTKAEMMGNFSEPATCDRLQESFSVNLWRKAFEEALQRLCPVQEACGCLHVLTRMVMEQCISRLDVAMSNAILRESAHQIPTDPDSDPICDPRVLPIPAGVLSFESGVKLKNTVGFWSRLLTDIFEIDDDHSAARVDETFKPFHLLNELSDLLMLPKEMLVDSSTRDEVCPSIGLSLIKRILCNFTPDEFCPYPVPGSVLEELNMQSITESRTSSGGEATRNFPRQVDPVQYCLPSSAQLTDMVSEFSDNLKVSMIQNIAYNNEEVEISRSPPYYKIIKGVEEKDNLSFSPTNERYRLLGEI, translated from the exons atgaaaagatCTGAGAGGCCAAGAACTTCAACTACCTCTCAGCCAAGAAACAGTTCCACTTTGGCAAAGAAAGATCAGAAACAGCGCCCTGGCACCAGTAAAGGGAAACCGCTGAATGCTGCTCAGCTTGTTTCAAGAGTGTTGGATGCAACTGCTTCTGATCCTTCTACACTCACTCTAAATGATTCCACAACTGGATCCGAGTCTTCTGAAGTCTATGAAAACGTGAACCTTCATTACATGGACGATGCCAACGAGAAGCCAAGAAATGATGAGACTCTCATGGATTACAATGACGAATCAGGTACCGAGACAAACAATGATGGTTCCGTCTCTTCTTCTCAAGGAGGTGATGTGTTTTCCCTTGAAGATAAGAAGAAGTCAGAAAGGCCATCTAGGGTTCCCAAAAGCAGAAGCTCTCAGGATATAATACCCTTAGCATCAAAGGGAAGAGCCAATGCCGGTTCGGTTAGATCTCGATCCAACACCTTCCACGGCATTACAAGAAAGACCGTTAGATCCAGTAAGAGTCAGGCAAAAGATTTGTCTGATCTCTCCTCTTATAGAAGCAGCTCTGAGAACAAGAAGACTTTCTCTCCTGAAAGGGTTGATGACACTCCTTTTGAGGATGcaaaagaagatgacaagtttgAAGATGCGTTGAATAATAACACTGAAAGTGACAATGACAATGAAGCACCTGTGGACAAGGAAGACAAAAGAAATGAAGTCTTGACTCAAAAGATTGGGACGTTCGAGTCTCGAATAGAGCAACTTGAGGAAGAGCTGAGAGAGGTGGCTACTCTTGAGATGTCGCTATATTCTGTGTTTCCAGAGCACGGGAGCTCAGAACACGAGCTTCACAGACCTGCAAGAGACCTTTCTAGACTCTACGCGCTTGCTAGAAAGAATCAGAGTGAATACAAGTTAATCTCAGTAGCCAAAAACATTGCATCTGGTCTTTACTTGGTGTTGAAGTCATGTGGAAGTGATGTACCAAG GTTAACTTTCTGGTTGTCCAACACTGTCATGTTGAGAGAGATTATTTCATATGAGTTTGGTAGCACAAATATAAATGGATCTAACCGGCTTGAAGAAGATTGGACAGATGTTAGAACTCTGATAGGTGCACTAAGAAGAGTTGAATCATGTTTATTCACAAAAACTGTTGGTTCCATATGGTCACAG GTGATGATGGTTCATATGAGACCTCAAGGAGTAGGCTCAACAAAGGCTGAGATGATGGGGAATTTTTCAGAGCCAGCAACATGTGACAGGTTACAAGAGAGCTTTTCAGTAAACCTATGGAGAAAAGCTTTTGAGGAGGCTCTTCAACGGCTCTGTCCTGTTCAAGAAGCATGTGGTTGTTTGCATGTGTTGACAAGAATG GTTATGGAGCAATGCATTTCAAGACTTGATGTTGCTATGTCCAATGCTATTCTCCGTGAGTCGGCTCATCAGATACCAACTGATCCTGACTCTGATCCCATTTGTGACCCAAGAGTTCTCCCAATTCCAGCAGGCGTTTTGAGCTTTGAATCTGGCGTTAAACTAAAAAACACG GTTGGCTTCTGGTCAAGATTGCTTACAGACATCTTTGAGATCGATGATGATCATTCTGCGGCAAGAGTAGATGAGACATTTAAGCCTTTCCACTTGCTCAATGAACTGAGCGATCTCCTTATGCTTCCAAAAGAAATGCTTGTAGACAGTTCCACCAGAGATGAG GTCTGTCCATCAATTGGTCtgagtttaataaaaagaatcTTATGCAACTTCACCCCAGATGAGTTCTGTCCATACCCTGTCCCAGGAAGTGTTCTTGAGGAGCTCAACATGCAG AGCATAACTGAGAGTAGAACCTCATCAGGAGGAGAGGCAACTAGAAACTTTCCTCGACAAGTCGATCCGGTTCAGTACTGTCTTCCTTCTAGTGCACAGTTGACAGATATGGTTTCAGAGTTCAGTGACAACCTTAAGGTTTCCATGATACAAAACATAGCATACAACAATGAAGAGGTAGAAATATCAAGATCTCCTCCATActacaaaatcatcaaaggaGTTGAAGAAAAAGACAACCTTAGTTTCTCTCCCACAAACGAAAGATACAGACTCCTTGGAGAAATCTAA
- the LOC106419048 gene encoding polygalacturonase inhibitor 2, whose amino-acid sequence MSKATTLLLFLFFTLLLTTSLSKDLCHKDDKNTLLKIKKSLSNPYNNIISWDPKEDCCTWFNVECGDATVNHRVTSLHISYDQISAQIPPEVGDLPYLQTLIFRKLSNLTGPIQPTIAKLKYLRFLRLSWTNLTGPIPDFFSQLKNLQYIDLSYNDLSGSIPTSLALLPKLEYLELSRNKLTGPIPELFRSFPGKAPDLFLSHNQLNGSIPKSLGKLDFYRIDLSHNKLKGDASMLFGTNKKTWTIDLSRNMFQFDISKVKVAKTVNLLDLNHNGITGSIPVQWTELSLQTFNVSYNRLCGPIPKGGQLQRDGAYAYLHNKCLCGAPLQRCK is encoded by the exons ATGAGTAAGGCAACGACactgctcctcttcttgttcttcaCGCTCCTCCTCACGACCTCTTTATCTAAAGATCTCTGTCACAAAGATGACAAAAACACTCTCCTCAAGATCAAGAAGTCACTTAGCAACCCTTACAACAACATCATCTCCTGGGACCCCAAAGAAGACTGCTGCACCTGGTTCAACGTTGAGTGCGGCGACGCCACCGTCAACCACCGTGTCACCTCCCTACACATTAGTTACGACCAGATATCCGCTCAGATTCCTCCTGAAGTAGGCGACTTACCTTATCTGCAAACACTAATCTTCCGCAAGCTCTCTAACCTCACCGGCCCAATCCAGCCCACCATTGCCAAGCTCAAGTACCTCCGTTTTCTCAGGCTCAGCTGGACCAACCTCACCGGCCCTATTCCTGATTTCTTTAGCCAGCTCAAGAATCTCCAGTACATAGACCTTTCTTACAATGACCTCTCTGGTTCCATACCTACTTCTCTTGCTTTGTTACCTAAACTTGAGTATCTTGAACTCAGCAGAAACAAGCTCACag GTCCAATACCAGAGTTATTTAGGTCGTTTCCAGGAAAAGCCCCTGACCTTTTCCTATCACACAACCAGCTCAATGGTTCAATACCAAAGTCACTAGGCAAGCTAGACTTTTACCGGATCGATCTTTCCCATAACAAGCTAAAAGGTGACGCTTCGATGTTGTTTGGAACCAATAAAAAGACATGGACTATTGATTTATCAAGAAACATGTTCCAGTTCGATATCTCCAAGGTTAAGGTTGCTAAGACAGTTAACCTCTTGGACTTGAATCACAATGGGATCACAGGGAGTATCCCGGTTCAATGGACAGAACTTAGTCTCCAGACTTTCAATGTTAGCTATAATAGATTGTGTGGACCCATCCCGAAAGGAGGGCAACTTCAGAGAGATGGGGCTTATGCCTATCTTCACAACAAGTGTTTGTGTGGTGCACCTCTTCAGAGATGCAAGTGA